A stretch of DNA from Ranitomeya variabilis isolate aRanVar5 chromosome 1, aRanVar5.hap1, whole genome shotgun sequence:
tcactgtaaggggatacgtagtctctgattatggaggcttccaagtccccactctcactccagccttagtgccctcacagggagcactctgtcatggggagcgcggcgctgcagcctgctttctctctggcacgctgtcccctcagtttggcgcgctgtcccctctgtctggcgccctctgctctcccgcacttttctgaccacacccccctctcttcctctttcTGCTCCCAgtcgtcacatggtcccttctgtccagggcagaacgtctccCCCCGaccacccagctgtctgactaagtggttccaggtaaggagcagagaaagcaacctccttacaccgcATTCAACTGTGTCGGCTCCCTGTCCCATCAGTCCCCTCTGACACTGCGTGTgcatgatgacgtcacttcattgtgTACCCACTGTGTGCCGGGCAGGCAGTGCGGCTGCTGATACCGGAACAGAGCCGGAATCAGTGTGGgagcgaggaagagaggtgagtattgtggattatatatatatatatatatatatatatatatatatatatatatatatatatatatatatatatatatatatatatatatatatacacacacacacacacacattcagctttatatgttagatatactgtatatatttagatatactgtatgtatgcgtgtgtgtgtgtgtatgtatgtatggcatctgcaccgtcgcagctacagccacaaaattttgcactgtcacacgtctggaccccgagagagtcataggctatgttgtgaggcgaaattttaaccctgcgcattccaattcacgaaacaattttgcccctatctacataatggggaaaaattgaaaggaaaagtgtgggaggcaaattaacagctgccagatgtgaacaagggggacttaaagaatgagagtgatggcgccaaagagtatataccgtacagttggtaaggtggggccccgacatgggatactcaccacacacggggatatgaacacacacacaaaatgcgccacacactaccacgtgcttgaacacatatatcaccctcagcacacatttcaccacaccaacctcgccacataaaagtcgaaactcaaaactcgccacgcacaaaattcgccacatgcaaaactaggctcacgcaaaactcgccacatgcaaaactcacctcatggaaaactcgcaacacaaaaacttgcacacgcggaaaaattgccacatgcacaaaagttgcctcacacaaaacttgcacatactcaaaacgcacaccacacataaaactcgccacgcgcaaaactcgccatgcgcaaaacttgctgcacacaacttgctgcactaacctgtcacatgcaactcgacacacaaaaagttgctacacgcatgtcgccacacaaaactcatctcacaaaagtcactacatgcatgtcgccacacccaactcaacacacacaacttgacacatgaaactcgccctaaaacacacacaagtgtggtattatccttcaaaaataaaaatctgattaataagcagacaaactacaagtcaacaaatgtaccatataggaaatacggcagctgtcagtcacatgacctgtctattatgtgtatgtgtgagctaatacatacctcccaacttttgaggaagggaaagaggggtgaagtttaggccacacctctgaccacacccatttcacaactagtcacgccccaaccacacccatttagcactgctgatcacaatgtttcataaacaataattataaacaaaaaatatggccacacagtgctccatactgtatagtggccccacatgatgctccatactgtataatggccacacatgaagctccatactgtataatggccccaaatgatgctgcgtacagtgtactggccccaagtgatgctccatacagtataatggacccacatgattctgcatactgtataatggccacacatgatgctccatactgtataatggccacacatgatgctccaaactgtataatggctccacatgatgctccatactgtataatggccacacatgatgctccatactgtataatgaaacaCTAGAAATAGAGGGCACCATCTAGCTAATAATTAAGGATGCTCTACCCGCAACATGTCAAAACAGTACAGTAAACAGAAAGAAAAGAGACATGCAATACTGCAGGGATCATCAAATAGTAGTAAATTTTATTAAGTCATAATCCTCAAACCACACCactcacaattaaaaacatttaataaGAGATTCGGCACATCTAATGATGGATTTGGAGGAACTGGAGGTCCCAGAGGAAACGTTGCTGGTTAGTTTAGACGTGGAGTCCTTATATACGAATATAGCCCATGATCAGGGAGTTCAAGCGGCTGCATTTTTTCTGGAGAGACATCAAGAGAATGGTGAGCATAACCTCTTCTTGTTGGAGCTGCTTCATTTTGTCCTTGATAAAAACTATTTCACCTTTGATAGAAAATATTACAGGCAAATTActgggactgctatgggggcgcgttgtgcgccctcatacgcaaacctgtttttgggttggtgggaggagttgGTGGTTTATCAACATGTAATGTTTTCCAGTAAAATAGCCATCTGGCGacgttatatagacgatgttctGTTTTTGTGGACAGGAACACTTGAAGAATGCAAAAAGTTCGTCGCAGATTTGAATACGAATTCTTTGAATATCCACCTGACCTCCACCATATCAGAATCGACTGTGGATTTTCTGGACATTAAATTAACTATAAAAGAAAACCGGGTCTCCTCCTGCCTCTATCGGAAAAAGACAGCAACAAATAACCTTTTACATTATTCCAGCTTTCATCCGACCCACTTGAAGAATGGAATACCAAAAGGTCAGTTCTTGAGACTCCGTAGAAACTGTAGCTCAACAACAGATTTTCATAGGTTAGCGAAAGATCTAACTACTCGTTTCACCAACAGACAATATCCCAAAAAAATCGTATCAAGAGCCTTCAAAGAAGCTGAACAAAAGGATAGACAAAGTCTCTTCACTAAACAGGTGCGTGATTCAGTTCGACCGCTATCTCTCATTACGACTTACAACAATCAATGGTCAGATATATATGGGATTCTGAATAAAAATTGGAATATCCTGTTATGTGAGCCAAAACTTTCTTTGCATATCGCATCTACTCCCAAAGTGGTGGCAAGAAGAGCCAAGAATTTAAAGGACCAACTCTGCCATAGCCACTATCAAAGACCAAAAAGGGAATTAAGAATTGGTAAACGGACCCGTGGCACATACCCTTGTGGGGGGTGTAATATATGCCAATTTCTAGTTGCACGGGAGCAAATATGTATTTCTACGTTACCTTTTCCAATAAAATCGGAATCTTTTTTCAATTGTAGGTCGAGAAATCTCGTGTATGCAATTCTATGTGACTGCCCCAAGCTCTATGTGGgccagacatcgcaggagctgaggAAGAGATGTCAACAACATCTTTCTAATATCAGTCTGGCGAAAAGAGATCGGGAGAAAGGGAAGACCTTAACCTCAGTTGCGGCACATTTTCTTGAAGCACATGGAAGTAACATCAGAGGCTTGAAGATTATGGGATTAGAAGGCATAAATGAAACTATCAGAGGGGGTAATCTAACTAATCAGCTGTTGAGATGTGAGTCCAAGTGGATCTATAAGTTACGGAGCCTTTCTCCGGTTGGACTTAATGAGGAGCTCCTATTTACTGGTTATTATAAACAGTTATGATTGTCTTTTACATGATTGGTATCCAATATAGCCCCTCCTTTTATACCTATATTTCATTCTTGATGTAATGGGATTTTTTTAGTTTGGTGGAGTATTCATTCCCTCCCTTTGAAAGCACTCTAATCTTGCTGACTCCTAATGTATATATCTTGGGTATTAAAGGTCTGTTTATAATTCGAGTGAATTTAGCGTGAGATCTTATGGGAGGCTTCTGGTGTTTTCTCTCCTTTAGTCCCTTTTGAAGCACTGTGGGTACTTGAGGACTTAAACACATCTGGAATTGATCCGTAAACAACGTCTCCTCTAGGTTATATATACTTTGAATATTTCCTGACTAAAGGGTGTTACTGTTTTGCATCTTGGGAATATCTTTCTCTCTCTCACCTGTTGTATTGGTGAATCATATAGTGCATGTTAACATTAGTTTGGGTTTTGTTATACTGTCTGTCCCATGCTGGGGTGCGGGTGGAACTACATGGAACAACTGCGGCACGAAGTCGGGTGTATAGACTAACGTTGACCAATATGGCAGACTGTTGTTTTACACGCATTAGCTTCTAAATGTAGCGCTTATGTAACATGTATTACTGGTTACCCCTGGTAATACCTTGCTATGTGCAGTTGCCATGTGTTTCGCCTTAATGTGTTTAGTAAAAATTGCCATTAGGGCAATTTAGGATATTGCATATCCATTTTGGAGGTAGCTATTGCCGGATATCTTCCAAATTGGGTCAGACTATCTCCAAGATTTCTAAGTGGGAGCGCCTGCGCAGTGTAATATGCGTCGCAAGGTATCCCTGGTAACATCTCACTATGCGCAGTAGCGATTTCCGGTACGCCGAAGGAGCCGGTGTACTTGTCAATGTGACTTTCAGCTGGTCTAAGAATGATAATCGGCAATTAGTGGGAGCGCCTGCGCAATGCAATATGTATCGCAGGGTTTCCCTGGTAACACCTAACCCTGCGTAATAGCAGCTTCCTGTACGCCGAAGGAGCCGTTTTGCCTGTTCGTACGATCTTCAGCTGCAAATAGCGCCTGCGCAGTATGACATGCATCACAGGGTATCCTTAGTAACGCCTGACCATGCGCAGTAGCGACTTCCGGGACGCTGAGGGAGCCAACATGCCTGATAGCGTGATCTCTAGCTGCAGCTGTACTATGGATGATAAATTGTGAGTACTATATATACTGGGGTCCTTTGGTCACCACACTGttcttacccctgatgaagtcacagtGGTGACGACACGCGTCGGGTTGACCACGCAGGATTCGGTCCCCTTCCTCCTTACTTCAGTCTCCCTGGCCGCTTTTATGGTATGAGCATGTTCATTAGAAATCTAATTTTTGCCAGAAGCAGCATTTGCTTATAGACCTTCAATTTTGCCTTCACAGCCAGTTTATTATAATAATTTTTTCTGACTATTTCTTTATTTAGCTGTGGTACTTTACTGGCAGTTTGAGTGGCTAAAACGTGAGTGTCTGTTCGTACTATCTTAGCCATTGAATTTCTTATTCATATATATTGGATACCAATCTATTTTTTGTATCTGCTTTAGGGAGAATAATTTGTTGTATTATAAACATGGAGGTATATTCATAGGAGGGCCCGCACCTGCGTGTATAGATTTGTCTTCCCACTATTCTCTTGGGTAgacttttgttgttttatgtatttttaaatgtttttaattgtgagtGGTGTGGTTTGAGGATTATGACTTCATAAAATTTACTACTATTTGATGATCCCTGCAGTATTGCATGTCTCTTTTCTTTCTGtttaccatactgtataatggccacacatgatgctccatactgtataatggctacattatgctccatactgaatattggccccacataatgctgcgtacagtatactggccccacgtgatggtccatacagtataatgggctcacatgatgctttgtacagtataatggccccacacaatgctgggtacagtataatggccccacatgatgctgggtacagtataatggccacacatggttaccccacccccatcattgccttctccatcactacacacacctttcaccgctctccctcgcagcagccggcagcttccaatcCCGCggtgctgaatgatgtcatccagctgcactgctgactgctcacgtcgctgcagctgtgatacgccactgataaagacctctccgtgtctcctgtgccagtcagagcaaggagcaatatctgctccgatccgacacagctatcgtccgctccgtacacctcgtacacacacgaatccgctccatacaacttgcacacgcggctccactccgtacacctcatacacacacggctccactccgtacacctcgtgcacacacacgactcaactctgtacacctcgtacacacacacgactccgctccgtacacctcgtacacacacggctccactccgtacacctcgtacacacacatgactccgctccgtacacctagtacacacacggctccgctccgtatccctcttacacacgcggctccgcttcatgcacctcgtacacacatgaatccgctccatacaccttgcacactcggctccactccgtacacctcgtacacacacggctctgctccgaacacctcttacacacatggctccactccatacacctcgtacacacacacaaatccgctccatacacattgcacactctgctccactccgtacagcttgtacacacacagctccgctccgtacacacgtggctctgctccgtacacctcgtacacacgcagctctgctccgtacacctcgtacacacacgactccgctccatacacctttcacaccctgcaccgatccgtacacctcttacacacacggctccactccatacacctttcacacgctgctccaatCCGTACAActtttacacacacggctccgttccattcacctttcacacgctgctacgATCCATACAActggtacacacacggctccactccatacacattgcacactctgcaccactccgtacaccttgtacacacacagctccgctccgtacacacgtggctctgctccgtacacctcgtacacacgcggctctgctccatacacctcgtacacatacggctccgctccatacacctttcacacgctgctccgctccgtacacctcttacacacacggctctgctccatacacctttctcacgctgctccgatccatacacctcgttcacacacggctctgctacatccacactgtaaacacctcctgacttcACACAGTGCGCATACCCTCGTCCAGCTccgtgacaaccagcagagtcctgtacacagaGGTCCTccagatcatgtgaccccctggctcctcccatcctgtgacctcatcacaagtcctgtgcacacagagcagccaatatgtggtgtgctgctctgcgggtgcagggactcagggagctgaccgggtgatattacacacctcccaaccagtgcgggacaactaatgtcccacccgtGATCACGGggcggacagtcccgctggatttgGGACAGTTGGGAGGTctggctaatatatactgccaggggggagggcttcctgttggctggggatttatcaggctgccaatagcaaccaattacAGCTCAGCTTctgttttgctacagttaattaatctgagctctgattggttaatataggcaccaaaggacattctcagtataacaaagcttgtgtgaggtaatagcatgtcagttagggtgtgttggtggcacctgaaggaaaaactaagaatgttgtttatcaaaagtctctcgaataagtagtagaagattacttcacattacttggccaatttagttaactcTGTGTGGATTATCTCTGGtgttgtaattattaaaaggcaaaaactaagctaatagaagcatttcacaacatatattttcaTGTCTatctgttttgtggtttttgtgtgcagaataaatttttgttaacacattctattttgctaacagcagttattaacccgggcgaagccggatagtgcagctagtatatatatatatatatatatatatatatatatatatatatatatatatatatatatatatatatatatatatatatatatatatacatacactagatggtggcccaattctaacacatcgggtattctagaatatgcatgtccacgtagtatattgcccagccacgtagtatattgcccagccacgtagtatattgcccagtcacgtagtatattgcccagtcacgtagtatattgcccagtcacgtagtatattgcccagccacgtagtattttgtgttttgcccagccatgtagtatattgccaagtgacgtagtatattgcctagcgacgtaatatattgcccagtgacgtagtatattgcccagcggcgtagtatattgctcagcgacgtagtatattgcccagcgacgtagtatacagcacagagccatgtagtatattgcacagcgaagtagtatacagcacagagccacgtagtatattggccagtcacgtagtatattgcccagccacgtttgtcacaggttaaaaaataaaaaataaacatatactcacctttccgagggccccttgttgtccacggcagcttccggtcccagggttggtctgagcgcaggacctgtgatgacgtcgcggtcacatgaccgtgtagcggtcacatgaccgtgacgtcacgtcaggtccttggcgcgcaggacttgtgatgaagtcgcggtcacatgaccgtgacgtcatggcaggtccttgtgccataccatctttgccaccgcaacctgcaacggaagatggcgggcggcgcgagcggctcagcggactacagagggtgagtatagcagttttggttttttttatttattatttttaacattacattttgtactattgatgccgcataggcagcgtcaatagtacaaagttggggacacacagggttaatagtggcggtaacggagtgcgttacccgcggcataacgcggtccgttaccgcctgcattaaccctgtgtgagcggtgaccggaggggtgtatgcaggcgccgggcagtgagtgcggggagtaaggagcggccatttttttccggactgtgcgcgtcgctgattggtcgcggcagccatgacaggcagctggcgagaccaatcagcgaacgaataaccgcgacagacagaaggacagacggaagtacccttagacaattatatagtagatatatatatatatatatatatatatatatatatatatatatatatatatatatatatacacacacacatacataatcaCTGAGCCCTgattgcattatattgtgtgggggagctgcattcTGCATTATGCCCTTtgacgggggctgcattataccttatgagggctgcattatactctgggggcgctgcattatattctatgatggggctgcattatattctatgagggactaCCCCAACCCCtattacataattaagacgtgtatctactatataattgtctaagggtcacttcttgtCTGTCTGTCGTtgtttgtccttctgtctgtcacggatattcattggtcgcggcctctgtctgtcatggaaatccaagtcgctgattggtcgcggcaaaacggccacgaccaatcagcgacgggcacaatggccgctccttcctccccgcagtaagtgcccgctccataatcccctccagtcagcggtcacatagggttaatggcagcggtaacggaccgcgttatgccgcggtgtaatgcactccgttacagctgctattaaccctgtgtgacccactttttactattgatgctgcctatgcggcatcaatagttaaaagatctaatgttaaaaataattaaaaaaataaaaaatcattatatactcaccgtccatcggcccccagatcaggaacaggccttccccgctcctcgccacgctccagtgaccgctccatgcattgcggtctcgcgagatgatgacgtagcggtctcgcgagaccgcaatgcactcttgggaccggagagcGCGAGaagcgtcggtaaccacttcgcctggatccggggccaacggaaggtgagtatataactattttttattttaattcttttttttttaacagggatatgatgcccacattgctatatactgcgtgggctgtgctatatactacgtgggctgtgcaatataatacgtgggctgtgcaatataatacgtgggctgtgcaatataatacgtgggctgctatatactacgtgggctgtgcaatgtagtgcgtgggctgtgcaatataatacgtgggctgtgcaaaataatacatgggctgtgcaatataatacatgggctgctatatactacgtgggctgtgcaatatactacgtgggctgtgcaatatactacgtgggctgtgcagtat
This window harbors:
- the LOC143759233 gene encoding uncharacterized protein LOC143759233 isoform X2: MMDLEELEVPEETLLVSLDVESLYTNIAHDQGVQAAAFFLERHQENGEHNLFLLELLHFVLDKNYFTFDRKYYRQITGTAMGARCAPSYANLFLGWWEELVVYQHVMFSSKIAIWRRYIDDVLFLWTGTLEECKKFVADLNTNSLNIHLTSTISESTVDFLDIKLTIKENRVSSCLYRKKTATNNLLHYSSFHPTHLKNGIPKDNIPKKSYQEPSKKLNKRIDKVSSLNRSRNLVYAILCDCPKLYVGQTSQELRKRCQQHLSNISLAKRDREKGKTLTSVAAHFLEAHGSNIRGLKIMGLEGINETIRGGNLTNQLLRCESKWIYKLRSLSPVGLNEELLFTGYYKQL
- the LOC143759233 gene encoding uncharacterized protein LOC143759233 isoform X1, which gives rise to MTGTLEECKKFVADLNTNSLNIHLTSTISESTVDFLDIKLTIKENRVSSCLYRKKTATNNLLHYSSFHPTHLKNGIPKGQFLRLRRNCSSTTDFHRLAKDLTTRFTNRQYPKKIVSRAFKEAEQKDRQSLFTKQVRDSVRPLSLITTYNNQWSDIYGILNKNWNILLCEPKLSLHIASTPKVVARRAKNLKDQLCHSHYQRPKRELRIGKRTRGTYPCGGCNICQFLVAREQICISTLPFPIKSESFFNCRSRNLVYAILCDCPKLYVGQTSQELRKRCQQHLSNISLAKRDREKGKTLTSVAAHFLEAHGSNIRGLKIMGLEGINETIRGGNLTNQLLRCESKWIYKLRSLSPVGLNEELLFTGYYKQL